In Mycolicibacterium lutetiense, the following are encoded in one genomic region:
- a CDS encoding S8 family serine peptidase yields the protein MNSRIRRGCRVGLAAGLITTVVAVCDTGAAWAVEPPVVPPGPAPADPEPGPAEPMKQVAGCVQTAELPGSDFRELPPPLQMLDMPAAWKESTGAGVVVGIIDTGVAPQPRLPHLVAGGDYVMGRYGDGLSDCDAHGTLIASLIGAAPSGAPLPVRPVDAAPPPPLEGAPQPVPIPPPPPPPTVTVTATVTQPPPPPPPPPPPGDAPPPEAAPAWGPAPAVPAPASPPPGGGPDGVIGIAPDATLISIRQTAQTFGFAEPKFGENTQDVRRVGDIHGMAQAVVHMANLGAKVINISVVACISAAKPADLTELGAALRYAAVDRDVVIVTAAGNAGTEQCKDQNPEPSPNTPGDPLGWNTVRTIAAPAIFDQFVLTVAATDSSGTPLTGEAASLHGPWVGLAAPGTDTVGLSPDGKVVNASIDGDKLKPIVGSSFAAAYTTGVAALVRAKFKDLSAHQVIRRLQATATPPAGGRDTVVGYGVLDPVAALTWDVPPGDWLAPGVDMPLRHKPAPPAPDPRPRWGAAAVAGIAAMVIGAAAWGMTVMRRRRRAETSAGAWEDRWL from the coding sequence ATGAACAGCAGGATTCGACGCGGATGCCGCGTCGGGCTCGCCGCAGGGCTGATCACGACCGTCGTGGCTGTCTGCGACACCGGGGCCGCCTGGGCAGTGGAGCCGCCCGTCGTGCCGCCGGGCCCCGCACCCGCCGACCCTGAGCCCGGCCCGGCCGAGCCAATGAAACAGGTCGCCGGATGCGTGCAGACCGCCGAACTTCCCGGCAGCGACTTCCGTGAACTGCCCCCTCCGCTTCAGATGCTCGACATGCCCGCGGCGTGGAAGGAATCCACCGGCGCGGGTGTGGTGGTCGGGATCATTGACACTGGGGTGGCACCGCAGCCGCGCTTACCGCACCTGGTCGCCGGGGGCGACTACGTGATGGGTCGCTACGGTGACGGCTTGTCGGACTGCGACGCTCATGGCACCCTCATTGCTTCCTTGATCGGGGCTGCGCCTTCCGGCGCCCCGCTGCCTGTGCGTCCCGTCGATGCTGCCCCGCCCCCACCGCTTGAAGGTGCGCCGCAACCAGTTCCGATACCGCCACCGCCCCCACCACCGACAGTGACCGTAACCGCGACGGTCACCCAACCACCGCCACCGCCGCCGCCCCCTCCGCCTCCAGGGGATGCGCCGCCGCCGGAGGCAGCTCCGGCGTGGGGTCCGGCACCGGCGGTGCCCGCGCCCGCGTCGCCGCCACCAGGTGGCGGGCCCGATGGCGTCATCGGGATCGCCCCGGATGCCACGCTGATCAGCATTCGTCAGACCGCGCAAACCTTCGGATTCGCCGAACCCAAGTTCGGAGAAAACACCCAAGATGTGCGCCGTGTCGGCGATATCCATGGGATGGCTCAGGCAGTGGTGCATATGGCCAACCTGGGTGCGAAAGTCATCAATATTTCTGTGGTGGCCTGCATTTCGGCAGCCAAGCCCGCAGACCTGACCGAACTGGGTGCCGCACTGCGATACGCGGCCGTGGACCGCGACGTCGTCATCGTCACGGCCGCGGGCAACGCGGGCACCGAGCAGTGCAAGGACCAAAATCCCGAACCTTCGCCCAACACGCCAGGCGATCCGCTGGGATGGAATACGGTCCGAACGATCGCCGCTCCAGCGATCTTCGATCAGTTCGTGCTCACCGTCGCAGCCACTGACAGTTCCGGCACCCCCCTGACCGGCGAAGCGGCCTCGCTGCACGGCCCGTGGGTGGGTCTGGCAGCACCAGGGACCGACACGGTGGGGTTGTCCCCCGACGGGAAAGTCGTCAACGCCTCCATCGACGGCGACAAGCTCAAGCCGATCGTGGGCAGCTCGTTCGCCGCGGCCTACACCACCGGCGTCGCTGCTCTAGTCCGCGCGAAATTCAAGGATCTTTCGGCGCACCAAGTGATTCGGCGTCTGCAGGCGACCGCCACACCTCCGGCTGGAGGCCGCGACACGGTCGTGGGATACGGCGTGCTCGATCCGGTGGCCGCCTTGACATGGGATGTGCCCCCGGGGGATTGGCTCGCGCCAGGGGTCGACATGCCCCTGCGACACAAGCCTGCACCCCCGGCCCCTGATCCCCGGCCACGATGGGGCGCAGCAGCAGTCGCCGGCATCGCCGCAATGGTGATCGGCGCCGCGGCCTGGGGAATGACTGTGATGAGACGACGTCGCCGCGCTGAAACTTCGGCGGGCGCATGGGAGGACCGATGGCTCTGA
- the eccE gene encoding type VII secretion protein EccE: MALNPYVGKLIAAEIAALPIAAAAYAAGAPAIWAVAVGAALAVCLFVVPIRDMTLWQWAIQFAHWVRRRRYHLHEVMQPPSDNKREEAPTPDPGSPSDDEQTDTAAVDRVRKDRFTDVAINDTTHVGVLVEDHTVVTMVALWGRPYLPTLLTANRAETPNAVPLTVIAGEMKRASLGVDVDVVAEGTRSYTADPYGAAFTAFIGRRPVVGQRSATLVVRLDTHAADTTSGLMWRPNSVTAVIAATQRIVKALRQAGCRAEILTAAQMRNTTAATVGGAERLDATYHDCWATLHQPGHGYTTSYYLPADHLTPRALEDLWSIDADHTTVVVALRRYDEGVRVGALVRLVTSRPLRTTPATTLRRCTGRQWEVLVRTIPGAARLTTLLPTIELTDALDECVAVGPSGILIGATRDDRTARQAGSVLIPFFDPAGPTRIAANVDDATVRQLIRRASAAGELVAVYDAVGRWSMTGASSRIWTTRDHTEQPPRPPTMVFHHISSSNPCPGARSAVAVGPPRPGYSPDIWIDQYGAKSLQLNTAKFDVPLEPITIRGEDAATAPARPPQPALVGSQQ, encoded by the coding sequence ATGGCTCTGAATCCGTACGTCGGCAAGCTTATTGCCGCCGAAATCGCCGCACTGCCCATCGCGGCCGCCGCGTACGCCGCCGGCGCCCCAGCGATATGGGCAGTCGCGGTCGGCGCTGCGCTCGCGGTGTGCCTGTTCGTAGTTCCCATTCGGGATATGACCCTGTGGCAGTGGGCAATCCAGTTTGCGCACTGGGTTCGTCGCCGTCGCTACCACCTGCACGAGGTGATGCAACCTCCCTCGGACAACAAGCGCGAAGAGGCACCAACCCCCGATCCCGGATCGCCGAGCGACGACGAGCAGACCGACACTGCTGCCGTCGATCGCGTTCGCAAGGATCGCTTCACCGACGTCGCGATCAACGACACCACGCACGTGGGGGTGCTCGTCGAGGACCACACCGTCGTCACGATGGTGGCGCTGTGGGGCCGGCCGTACCTGCCCACCCTGCTGACTGCCAATCGGGCTGAGACCCCCAACGCGGTGCCGTTGACCGTCATCGCCGGTGAGATGAAACGGGCGAGTCTGGGGGTCGATGTTGATGTGGTCGCCGAAGGTACGCGCAGCTATACCGCCGACCCCTACGGCGCGGCGTTCACCGCGTTCATCGGCCGCCGACCCGTCGTCGGGCAACGCAGCGCCACCCTGGTGGTTCGCCTCGACACCCACGCCGCCGACACCACCTCCGGTCTCATGTGGCGCCCGAACAGCGTGACCGCTGTCATCGCCGCGACACAGCGCATTGTCAAAGCGTTGCGCCAAGCCGGATGCCGCGCCGAAATTCTCACCGCCGCCCAGATGCGCAATACCACCGCGGCCACCGTAGGGGGAGCGGAACGCCTCGACGCGACCTACCACGATTGCTGGGCCACACTGCATCAACCAGGGCATGGATACACCACCAGCTACTACCTGCCCGCCGATCACCTGACACCGCGAGCCTTGGAAGACCTCTGGTCGATTGACGCCGACCACACCACGGTGGTGGTCGCGCTGCGCCGCTACGACGAGGGTGTACGTGTTGGCGCCCTCGTGCGGTTGGTGACGAGTCGACCACTTCGCACCACCCCGGCTACGACTTTGCGCCGGTGCACTGGCCGACAGTGGGAAGTGTTGGTGCGCACCATCCCTGGTGCGGCGCGACTGACCACCTTGTTGCCGACAATCGAGCTCACCGACGCACTCGACGAGTGTGTCGCGGTCGGCCCGTCAGGCATTCTGATCGGCGCGACGCGCGACGACCGCACGGCACGACAGGCCGGATCGGTGCTCATTCCGTTCTTCGACCCGGCCGGACCAACCCGCATCGCGGCCAACGTCGACGATGCCACCGTTCGACAGCTGATCCGGCGTGCCTCGGCAGCCGGCGAGCTCGTCGCGGTCTACGACGCCGTGGGCCGGTGGTCGATGACCGGTGCCTCCTCGAGGATTTGGACGACCCGAGATCACACCGAGCAGCCACCCAGGCCACCGACCATGGTCTTTCACCACATCAGCAGCAGCAATCCTTGCCCAGGAGCACGCAGCGCGGTCGCAGTCGGCCCGCCGCGCCCCGGCTACAGCCCCGATATCTGGATCGATCAGTACGGCGCAAAATCTCTGCAACTCAACACCGCCAAATTCGACGTCCCGCTGGAACCGATCACCATCCGCGGCGAAGACGCCGCCACGGCGCCGGCTCGGCCACCGCAGCCCGCCCTTGTCGGCAGCCAGCAGTAG
- a CDS encoding helix-turn-helix domain-containing protein — MDITRTAHIGAYLQQHRLQRELSQSQVADLGGPYRQAQAAIEAGDNTDISRYAREYDRAYRWPVGMTERLHQHIQAGLTEEPQTATYGDRYTEAVNTTGEPPRVATLGFIAEPGPDLGQPVDLEPEQTLLTNGHPLALTTLANSRAGITFLDTTVDNITTADGDTHYLRQIHKELTRSETIPTRKTVTYQVGADQDYNRFGDLITVDPVNSLTGTSGARTLAAGLIAAAQYDAQPGKVESIAYTLLGIAAYGGGMQTITDLGPQGAQGYTSFLDYWNTTFYKASQASPALASPDRTVCALFAGLLAARVRDSTWRIDGQQRPATHIPHTGPALVDVDEWNLSDNIVITYDAQLAPEIPVAITKGFRTGALHYYAANAWTKMASHAVAQHLGSGIGLTTAPDEAILAARDDKTATLTHWIGSTAIYTPTYGLPRRINLPNC; from the coding sequence ATGGATATAACCCGCACCGCCCACATCGGCGCATACCTTCAACAACACCGACTGCAGCGCGAGCTCAGCCAGAGCCAGGTCGCCGACCTAGGAGGTCCGTACCGCCAAGCCCAAGCCGCCATCGAAGCCGGCGACAACACCGACATCAGCCGCTACGCACGCGAATACGACCGCGCCTACCGCTGGCCCGTCGGCATGACCGAGCGCCTGCACCAGCACATCCAAGCGGGCCTCACCGAGGAGCCACAGACGGCCACGTACGGCGACCGGTACACCGAAGCCGTCAACACCACCGGCGAACCGCCACGTGTCGCCACGCTCGGCTTCATCGCCGAACCTGGCCCCGACCTCGGCCAGCCCGTCGACCTCGAACCCGAGCAGACACTGCTCACCAACGGCCATCCCCTCGCGCTCACCACGCTCGCCAACAGCCGGGCCGGCATCACCTTCCTCGACACGACTGTCGACAACATCACCACCGCCGATGGCGACACCCACTACCTGCGGCAGATCCACAAAGAACTCACCAGGTCTGAGACCATTCCCACTCGGAAAACCGTCACCTACCAGGTTGGGGCAGACCAGGACTACAACCGGTTCGGTGACCTGATCACCGTCGACCCGGTCAATTCCCTCACCGGGACCTCAGGAGCCCGAACTCTCGCCGCCGGACTCATCGCAGCAGCCCAATACGACGCACAGCCAGGAAAAGTCGAGTCCATCGCTTACACACTTCTGGGCATCGCCGCGTATGGCGGCGGGATGCAGACCATCACCGACCTTGGTCCCCAAGGCGCACAGGGATACACCAGTTTCCTGGACTACTGGAACACCACGTTCTACAAGGCCAGCCAAGCCAGTCCAGCCTTAGCATCACCAGACCGGACAGTCTGCGCGCTCTTCGCGGGCCTGCTCGCCGCTCGCGTCCGCGACAGCACCTGGCGCATCGACGGCCAACAACGGCCCGCCACACACATTCCGCACACCGGCCCCGCCCTTGTCGACGTCGACGAATGGAACCTCAGCGACAACATCGTCATCACCTACGACGCCCAGCTTGCCCCCGAAATCCCCGTTGCCATCACCAAAGGATTCCGCACCGGCGCCCTGCACTACTACGCCGCTAACGCCTGGACAAAGATGGCAAGCCACGCCGTCGCCCAACACCTTGGCAGCGGCATCGGCCTCACCACAGCCCCCGACGAAGCCATCCTCGCCGCCCGCGATGACAAAACCGCAACCCTGACGCACTGGATCGGGTCGACCGCGATCTACACGCCAACGTACGGGCTTCCGCGTCGGATCAACCTGCCAAACTGTTGA
- a CDS encoding DUF2637 domain-containing protein, which produces MALASAAIEAIFSSVAEAERRRARLYFRIVLALATATSIAGNGAHAWVSETIDVPRQLAVAVAVAPPVILMLSIEGLAILVRNLRTFNFIAWVALAMTAVIAVGAFVLSFESLRDLAIRSGITIGLAFLWPAIVDVTIAQSTIALVVLTPRAKDPEPEGAELDTEDSDEAELDNCTPDAEHALRATKVLNARRRLRKNTGEVQRVLALADRGEEVADIAAQTEMHPSTVRRILAADLAD; this is translated from the coding sequence ATGGCTTTGGCATCCGCAGCCATCGAGGCGATATTCAGCTCCGTCGCCGAGGCTGAACGTAGACGCGCCCGACTCTATTTCCGGATTGTCCTCGCCCTCGCGACCGCCACCTCCATCGCCGGAAACGGTGCTCACGCATGGGTTTCAGAGACCATCGACGTACCTCGTCAACTGGCAGTCGCGGTTGCCGTCGCCCCACCGGTGATCCTCATGCTTTCCATCGAGGGCCTAGCCATCCTCGTCCGCAACCTGCGTACGTTCAACTTCATCGCATGGGTGGCTCTCGCCATGACAGCCGTGATAGCTGTCGGTGCCTTCGTTCTGTCCTTCGAATCCCTGCGCGACCTCGCAATACGCTCAGGAATCACCATCGGACTGGCCTTCTTGTGGCCAGCGATCGTCGATGTCACCATCGCCCAATCCACCATTGCGCTGGTCGTCCTGACCCCACGGGCCAAAGACCCCGAACCCGAAGGCGCCGAGCTCGACACCGAAGACTCAGACGAGGCGGAACTCGACAACTGCACACCTGATGCCGAACACGCACTACGCGCTACCAAAGTTCTTAATGCCCGTCGCCGACTTCGCAAAAACACCGGCGAAGTGCAACGCGTTCTCGCACTCGCCGACCGCGGCGAAGAGGTCGCCGACATCGCCGCACAAACCGAGATGCACCCGAGCACGGTGCGGCGGATCTTGGCCGCCGATCTAGCGGACTGA
- a CDS encoding XRE family transcriptional regulator: protein MEDINNSHDSVADSGPARLDHFVRRRTAQLRISSSELASRGGPDRSTLHKAINGTGRRLRDSTLTRIDSALGWAPGSAARVLDGGLPETRMALTGTDDHAVTVIGASLDILREARDLIRESEALLQGLLGDRADQPQVS, encoded by the coding sequence GTGGAAGACATCAACAACAGCCACGACTCGGTGGCCGACAGCGGACCAGCGCGACTCGACCACTTCGTCCGCAGACGCACCGCACAGTTGCGCATCAGTTCCAGCGAACTGGCCAGCAGGGGCGGCCCCGATCGGTCAACCCTCCACAAAGCCATCAACGGCACCGGACGCCGACTCCGGGACTCAACGCTGACCCGCATCGACAGCGCCCTCGGGTGGGCACCCGGGTCAGCCGCACGAGTCCTCGACGGAGGCCTCCCTGAGACCCGGATGGCCCTCACCGGCACCGACGACCATGCCGTCACTGTCATCGGCGCCTCGCTGGACATCCTGCGCGAAGCCCGCGATCTCATCAGAGAATCCGAAGCGCTGCTGCAAGGCCTGCTCGGCGACCGCGCCGACCAGCCACAGGTGAGTTAG